One stretch of Arachis hypogaea cultivar Tifrunner chromosome 20, arahy.Tifrunner.gnm2.J5K5, whole genome shotgun sequence DNA includes these proteins:
- the LOC112783769 gene encoding E3 ubiquitin-protein ligase At3g02290, protein MGSVCCCLSFDDFEDYVNPNSSVYRNCVCLSCLIQNLLNVYASIFRRGEVHSAPSSIQGAASMTSAASLDNSLSDMYRSPPRPLPYDADSRFFRARDGLVSRREKGSSHSNEETEPLRSNTDVDTESLNSGDKWNECACEDGSKEYRSKSSLRVSSAKYATGVGLVYASSEEEDVCPTCLEEYTTENPKIMTKCSHHFHLGCIYEWMERSDNCPVCGKVMVFDETTYS, encoded by the exons ATGGGTTCTGTTTGTTGCTGTCTGAGTTTTGATGATTTCGAAGATTATGTAAATCCAAATAGTTCTGTATATAGGAACTGCGTCTGTCTCAGTTGCTTGATACAGAACCTTTTGAACGTG TATGCATCAATATTCCGCAGAGGGGAAGTTCATTCAGCTCCTTCATCCATTCAGGGGGCTGCATCCATGACCTCTGCAGCATCACTTGATAATTCTCTATCGGACATGTACCGTTCTCCTCCAAGGCCATTACCATATGATGCGGATTCGAGGTTTTTCCGCGCACGTGATGGGCTAGTTTCAAGGCGTGAGAAGGGTTCAAGTCATTCAAATGAGGAAACAGAGCCTTTAAGAAGTAATACAGACGTTGATACAGAATCTCTGAATTCAGGAGACAAATGGAATGAGTGTGCCTGTGAAGACGGGTCAAAAGAATACCGTTCGAAGTCCTCACTAAGAGTTTCATCAGCAAAATATGCAACTGGAGTTGGCCTTGTCTATGCATCATCAGAAGAGGAGGATGTCTGTCCGACTTGCCTTGAAG AATACACTACCGAGAATCCGAAGATAATGACAAAATGCTCTCACCATTTTCATCTCGGTTGCATTTATGAGTGGATGGAGAGAAGTGACAACTGTCCAGTTTGTGGAAAG GTGATGGTATTCGATGAAACGACATACTCTTGA